The following proteins come from a genomic window of Limnohabitans sp. 103DPR2:
- a CDS encoding thiolase family protein, translating into MSQAGFFNAFDDVWMHEGVRTPMVDYCGALGHISPTDMGIKAAREALKRADIPATDIGSVITGNMAPGDFDQFFLPRHIGLYAGVPVEVPALMAQRICGTGFELFRQAGEHIQSGAAEAALVVGTESMTRNPIAAFDHRTGFKLGSPVGFKDYMWEALKDPAAGINMIQTAENLAKKYNITREEVDAFASESFAKAVTAQQSGFLAGEIVPVITEKFELDGYKPRGIKLQGKVTEVTQDTHPRISPAEVLGKLRPVYEGGVQTGGNSSALVDAAAACVVTSGTYAKAHGKKPIARVVAAAVAGVPPEIMGIGPAPAIRLLLARTGLKLSDIGRFEINEAQGAQTLAVGRELGLDLSLLNVNGGAIALGHPLAATGVRLTITLARELVRSGKRYGISSACVGGGQGIALLIENPNA; encoded by the coding sequence ATGAGCCAAGCTGGATTTTTCAACGCATTCGACGACGTGTGGATGCACGAAGGCGTTCGCACCCCGATGGTGGATTACTGTGGCGCTTTGGGCCACATCTCACCTACCGACATGGGCATCAAAGCCGCACGCGAAGCCCTGAAGCGCGCCGACATTCCTGCCACAGACATTGGCTCTGTGATCACGGGCAACATGGCCCCCGGCGACTTTGATCAGTTCTTCTTGCCACGTCACATTGGTCTCTATGCAGGCGTCCCTGTTGAAGTGCCCGCGCTGATGGCACAGCGCATTTGCGGCACAGGTTTTGAGTTGTTCCGCCAAGCTGGTGAGCACATCCAATCAGGCGCTGCAGAAGCCGCTTTGGTGGTGGGCACTGAAAGTATGACGCGCAATCCCATCGCTGCTTTCGATCACCGCACTGGATTCAAACTGGGCTCACCCGTGGGTTTCAAAGACTACATGTGGGAAGCGCTGAAAGATCCAGCGGCTGGCATCAACATGATTCAAACGGCCGAAAACTTGGCCAAGAAATACAACATCACGCGCGAAGAAGTCGATGCGTTTGCGTCTGAGTCTTTTGCCAAAGCCGTGACGGCACAGCAGTCTGGTTTCTTGGCAGGCGAAATCGTGCCCGTCATCACCGAGAAATTTGAACTCGACGGTTACAAGCCTCGCGGCATCAAGCTGCAAGGCAAGGTCACTGAAGTGACGCAAGACACACACCCCCGCATTTCACCTGCTGAGGTGTTGGGCAAGTTGCGCCCCGTCTATGAGGGTGGCGTTCAAACCGGGGGAAACAGCTCAGCCTTGGTCGATGCAGCAGCGGCTTGCGTGGTCACCTCTGGCACCTATGCCAAAGCTCATGGCAAAAAACCAATCGCTCGTGTCGTCGCTGCGGCTGTGGCCGGTGTGCCCCCCGAGATCATGGGCATTGGCCCAGCGCCTGCCATTCGTTTGTTGCTGGCCCGCACCGGTTTGAAACTGTCCGATATCGGCCGCTTTGAAATCAATGAAGCCCAAGGTGCCCAAACCCTGGCGGTCGGCCGCGAGTTGGGACTCGACCTTAGCTTATTGAACGTTAACGGCGGTGCCATTGCACTGGGTCACCCCCTGGCAGCCACGGGTGTTCGCCTCACGATCACCTTGGCACGCGAATTGGTTCGCAGTGGCAAACGCTATGGCATTTCCAGTGCTTGTGTCGGCGGCGGTCAAGGCATTGCATTGCTGATCGAAAACCCCAACGCCTGA
- a CDS encoding AMP-binding protein: MSHSSLILDHVYGHEKTRPELVYMTQPIGQGQVIDYTWRETLRQARSMAAYLKAQNLAPGARVAILSKNCAHFIMAELAIWMAGGTTVAIFPTESGETIRYVLDHSEASFLFVGKLDTWPLQAPFVPNSIPCIAFPLAPENHYTKWDDVVRQTPPLEGDIARAPTDLAMIMYTSGSTGQPKGVMHNFERISAATEGIVKTLKETLGDREDNRILSYLPLAHVFERAWVGASSLVHGKTHVFFAESLDSFIQDLNRAKPTMFISVPRLWLKFQQGVFSKMPPAKLNLLLSLPIIGGLVRKKILKGLGLDQVIVAGSGSAPIPAELIVWYRKLGLNLLEGYAMTEDFAYSHNSTEAINAPGCVGVPLEGVQARISEEGEILVKSPGQMVGYYKRPDLDAEAFTADGFFKTGDQGQQRADGLLKITGRVKELFKTSKGKYVAPAPIENKLNVHPMIEMSIVSGVSQPSAYAMVVLSEDIRPKMHEPEVKAQVESELTTLLAQVNSELADYEKLRMLVIANEAWSIENGFLTPTMKIKRSRIEASVESQVASWYEKSGSVFWA; this comes from the coding sequence ATGAGCCATTCTTCCTTGATTTTGGATCACGTCTATGGACATGAGAAAACCAGGCCCGAACTTGTGTACATGACACAGCCTATTGGGCAGGGACAGGTGATCGATTACACCTGGCGCGAAACACTTCGCCAAGCCCGCTCGATGGCGGCCTACTTGAAAGCTCAAAACTTGGCGCCTGGCGCCAGGGTGGCCATCTTGTCCAAAAACTGTGCGCACTTCATCATGGCCGAGTTGGCCATTTGGATGGCAGGTGGCACCACCGTGGCCATTTTCCCGACGGAGTCTGGAGAGACCATTCGCTATGTACTGGACCACAGCGAAGCCAGTTTCTTGTTTGTGGGCAAATTAGACACATGGCCCCTGCAAGCCCCCTTTGTGCCCAACAGCATCCCGTGCATTGCGTTTCCATTGGCGCCGGAAAACCACTACACAAAGTGGGACGATGTCGTTCGCCAAACGCCTCCTCTGGAGGGCGATATTGCAAGAGCCCCCACCGATTTGGCCATGATCATGTACACCTCTGGCTCGACGGGACAACCCAAAGGTGTGATGCACAACTTTGAACGCATTTCTGCGGCAACCGAAGGTATTGTCAAAACGCTGAAGGAAACTTTGGGCGATCGAGAGGACAACCGCATCTTGTCTTACTTGCCTTTGGCTCACGTTTTTGAACGGGCTTGGGTGGGCGCCAGTTCACTGGTGCATGGCAAAACGCATGTGTTTTTTGCGGAGTCCTTGGACAGCTTTATTCAAGATTTGAACCGTGCCAAACCCACCATGTTCATTTCCGTGCCGCGCTTGTGGCTGAAGTTTCAGCAAGGCGTGTTCAGCAAAATGCCGCCTGCCAAACTCAACCTCTTGCTCAGTCTGCCCATCATCGGTGGTTTGGTGCGCAAGAAAATTTTGAAGGGCTTGGGCCTGGACCAAGTCATTGTGGCGGGCAGTGGCTCCGCGCCAATTCCTGCTGAACTGATTGTGTGGTACCGCAAGCTGGGCCTTAATCTTCTAGAAGGCTACGCCATGACGGAAGACTTTGCATATTCTCACAACTCCACTGAGGCCATCAATGCGCCTGGTTGTGTGGGCGTGCCGCTTGAAGGTGTTCAGGCTCGTATCAGCGAAGAGGGCGAAATTTTGGTGAAGTCACCAGGCCAAATGGTGGGCTATTACAAGCGCCCTGACTTGGACGCAGAAGCATTCACGGCCGATGGCTTTTTCAAAACGGGTGACCAAGGTCAACAGCGAGCCGATGGTTTGCTCAAGATCACAGGCCGTGTGAAGGAGTTGTTCAAAACTTCCAAAGGCAAGTATGTTGCACCTGCACCCATTGAAAATAAACTCAACGTGCACCCCATGATCGAGATGAGCATTGTGTCGGGCGTGTCTCAGCCTTCTGCCTATGCCATGGTGGTCTTGTCTGAAGACATTCGACCCAAGATGCATGAGCCCGAAGTGAAGGCGCAAGTAGAAAGTGAACTGACCACCTTGCTGGCGCAGGTTAATTCAGAATTGGCAGATTATGAAAAACTGCGCATGTTGGTCATTGCCAATGAAGCATGGTCCATTGAAAACGGTTTCCTGACACCCACCATGAAAATCAAACGCAGCCGCATTGAAGCCTCGGTCGAAAGTCAGGTGGCTTCTTGGTACGAAAAATCAGGTAGCGTGTTCTGGGCTTGA
- a CDS encoding amidohydrolase family protein yields the protein MKHQDLIAIDIHTHAEVSCWNPFDNYGEEYDRAADKFFGSDRRPTIDETVAYYRERKIGLVMFTVDSESQLGRRRIPNEEIAKAARDNSDMMIAFASIDPHKGKMGAREAERLIKEEGIKGFKFHPTVQGYHPYDKMAWPIYEVINEHKMPAIFHTGHSGIGSGMRCGGGLRLAYSNPMHLDDVAIDFPDMQIVMAHPSFPWQDEALSVATHKPNVWIDLSGWSPKYFPKQLIQYANTLLKDRILFGSDYPLITPERWMKDFEVAGFKPEVMPGILKDNAVRLLGLK from the coding sequence ATGAAACACCAAGACTTGATCGCCATCGACATTCACACCCATGCAGAGGTGAGTTGTTGGAACCCGTTCGACAATTACGGTGAAGAATACGACCGCGCTGCAGACAAGTTTTTTGGCAGTGACCGCCGTCCCACCATTGATGAAACCGTGGCTTATTACCGTGAGCGGAAAATTGGTTTGGTGATGTTCACGGTCGACAGCGAATCACAGTTGGGCCGACGCCGCATTCCCAATGAAGAAATCGCCAAAGCTGCGCGCGACAACAGCGACATGATGATTGCTTTTGCCAGCATCGACCCACACAAAGGCAAGATGGGCGCACGCGAAGCCGAGCGACTGATCAAGGAAGAGGGCATCAAAGGCTTCAAGTTTCACCCCACGGTCCAGGGCTACCACCCTTACGACAAAATGGCTTGGCCCATTTACGAGGTGATCAACGAACACAAAATGCCCGCCATTTTTCACACGGGTCACAGCGGCATTGGCTCTGGCATGCGATGCGGCGGTGGCTTGCGTTTGGCCTACAGCAACCCCATGCACTTAGACGACGTGGCGATTGATTTTCCGGACATGCAAATTGTCATGGCACACCCCAGCTTCCCCTGGCAAGATGAAGCGCTGAGCGTGGCCACGCACAAGCCCAATGTCTGGATTGACTTGTCGGGCTGGAGTCCCAAGTACTTTCCCAAGCAATTGATTCAGTACGCCAACACCTTGCTGAAAGACCGCATTTTGTTTGGCAGCGACTACCCCCTCATCACACCGGAACGGTGGATGAAGGATTTTGAAGTGGCTGGTTTCAAGCCCGAGGTGATGCCCGGGATTTTGAAAGACAACGCTGTGCGTTTGCTGGGCTTGAAATAA
- a CDS encoding crotonase/enoyl-CoA hydratase family protein yields MNGAVAMVRLSRPTKRNALNDGLIEALRDVFQNLPEEAKAAVVYGEGDHFCAGLDLSELKERDAGQGVHHSRSWHVALDAVQLGRVPVVAALHGAVVGGGLELASACHIRVADDSTFFALPEGTRGIFVGGGGSVRIPKLIGVARMTDMMLTGRVYNALDGERIGLAQYHVPTGTSLEKALDLAQRIATNAPLTNYALMHALPRIAEQPADHGYLTEALIASIAQAAPEAKARVKAFLEGKAAKVQKN; encoded by the coding sequence ATGAACGGCGCTGTTGCCATGGTGCGTTTAAGCCGCCCGACCAAGCGCAATGCACTGAACGATGGCTTGATCGAAGCTTTGCGAGATGTCTTCCAAAATCTGCCCGAAGAAGCCAAAGCCGCCGTGGTGTATGGCGAAGGTGACCATTTCTGTGCCGGCTTGGATTTGTCTGAACTCAAAGAACGCGATGCCGGCCAAGGTGTGCATCACTCACGCAGTTGGCACGTTGCTTTGGATGCCGTCCAACTGGGCCGTGTGCCGGTCGTCGCAGCGCTGCATGGCGCAGTGGTGGGCGGTGGCTTGGAATTGGCCAGCGCTTGTCACATTCGCGTGGCAGACGACAGCACCTTTTTCGCACTGCCAGAAGGCACACGCGGTATTTTTGTGGGCGGCGGGGGCTCGGTTCGCATTCCCAAGCTCATTGGCGTGGCACGCATGACCGACATGATGTTGACGGGCCGCGTTTACAACGCCTTAGATGGCGAGCGCATTGGTTTGGCGCAATATCACGTCCCCACAGGAACTTCTTTGGAAAAAGCTTTGGACTTGGCACAACGCATTGCCACCAATGCCCCGCTCACCAATTACGCCTTGATGCACGCCCTGCCCCGAATCGCTGAGCAACCCGCAGATCACGGCTACCTCACCGAAGCTTTGATTGCGTCTATTGCCCAAGCTGCGCCCGAAGCCAAGGCTCGCGTTAAAGCTTTCTTGGAAGGCAAGGCCGCCAAAGTTCAAAAGAACTAA
- a CDS encoding NAD(P)H-dependent flavin oxidoreductase has product MNRVLAHTGAKYPILQAPMGWIARTQLASAVSRAGGLGIIETSSGETANCQAEITKMRELNLPFGVNLPIRFLKDDAMLKFVCASGVKFVTTSAGSPAKFIQPLKDAGITVYHAVPTVDAAMKCVDAGIDGLVVEGSEGGGFKNPEDVSTLVLLQAIRAKVDVPLIAAGGISDGRGMAAAFALGAEGIQMGTRFVSCAESPVHENFKNAIVNSKETGTWMLNTKSTPCIRALKSDRTAAIHEQGVMSFDDMKGILNVYFQGDMEAAPALAGQSAGLIDSVKTAKDIIDSTVAQFFEISERMGAMAKRQSFDAA; this is encoded by the coding sequence ATGAATCGCGTATTGGCTCACACGGGTGCAAAGTACCCCATCTTGCAAGCCCCCATGGGCTGGATTGCCAGAACACAATTGGCCTCTGCGGTCTCGCGTGCAGGGGGCTTGGGCATCATTGAGACGTCCTCTGGCGAAACGGCCAATTGCCAAGCCGAAATTACCAAAATGCGTGAATTGAATTTGCCCTTTGGCGTCAATTTGCCTATTCGGTTTTTGAAAGACGATGCCATGCTGAAGTTTGTCTGTGCATCGGGCGTCAAGTTTGTCACCACCTCGGCAGGCAGTCCTGCCAAATTCATACAGCCTCTGAAAGATGCAGGCATCACGGTCTATCACGCCGTGCCCACAGTGGACGCTGCCATGAAGTGTGTCGATGCTGGCATCGATGGTTTGGTGGTGGAGGGCTCTGAAGGCGGTGGCTTTAAAAATCCTGAAGATGTTTCAACCCTGGTGTTGTTGCAAGCCATTCGCGCCAAAGTCGACGTGCCCCTCATTGCTGCGGGGGGTATTTCAGACGGCCGCGGAATGGCGGCAGCTTTTGCTTTGGGTGCGGAGGGCATTCAAATGGGCACCCGCTTTGTCAGTTGCGCCGAAAGTCCAGTTCATGAGAATTTCAAGAACGCCATTGTCAATTCCAAGGAAACGGGCACTTGGATGCTCAACACCAAATCAACACCATGTATTCGAGCTTTGAAATCCGACAGAACGGCGGCCATTCACGAACAGGGCGTCATGTCCTTTGATGACATGAAAGGCATCTTGAATGTTTACTTCCAAGGGGACATGGAAGCAGCACCGGCGCTGGCAGGTCAGTCGGCAGGCTTGATCGATTCAGTCAAGACCGCCAAAGACATCATTGACAGCACGGTGGCGCAGTTTTTTGAAATCAGTGAACGCATGGGTGCCATGGCAAAGCGTCAAAGCTTTGATGCGGCCTGA
- a CDS encoding fumarylacetoacetate hydrolase family protein: MRLISFLLNHTPSYGAVHGNKVLNLTPILGAEAPDLKTLIAKKMYAQAEAALAKHAPDLVFEDLQLLPVIPNPEKIMCVGLNYHDHVKETGRDLTEKPAIFSRVSASQVGHGQDIMRPAESHRLDYEGEIAIIIGEGGRRISEADAWQHIAGYSCYNDGSVRDWQNFTTQWTAGKNFWRTGGFGPWMVTADEIKPGQTLTLSTRLNGVELQRATTDMMIHSIPRQIAYISTFVPLEPGDVIVTGTPGGVGNKRTPQVFMQPGDVVEIEVDAVGILRNTIKDDVA; encoded by the coding sequence ATGCGACTTATCAGCTTTTTACTCAATCACACGCCCAGTTATGGCGCGGTTCATGGCAACAAAGTCTTGAATCTCACCCCGATTTTGGGCGCCGAGGCACCTGACCTCAAAACTTTGATTGCCAAAAAAATGTACGCGCAAGCTGAAGCCGCTTTAGCTAAGCATGCGCCCGATCTGGTTTTTGAAGATCTGCAACTTTTGCCTGTCATCCCCAACCCAGAAAAAATCATGTGTGTGGGTTTGAATTATCACGATCACGTGAAAGAAACTGGCCGCGACCTGACTGAAAAACCAGCCATCTTTTCACGCGTGAGTGCATCACAAGTAGGGCATGGCCAAGACATCATGCGTCCAGCCGAATCACACCGTCTTGACTATGAAGGCGAAATTGCCATCATCATTGGTGAGGGTGGCCGCCGCATTTCAGAGGCAGACGCTTGGCAACACATTGCGGGCTATTCTTGCTACAACGATGGCTCTGTGCGCGATTGGCAAAACTTCACAACACAATGGACAGCTGGCAAGAATTTCTGGCGTACCGGCGGATTTGGACCCTGGATGGTGACCGCAGACGAAATCAAGCCGGGGCAAACACTCACCTTGAGCACTCGCTTGAATGGTGTGGAGTTGCAGCGCGCAACAACCGACATGATGATTCACAGCATCCCTCGCCAAATCGCCTACATTTCTACCTTTGTGCCGCTCGAACCAGGTGATGTGATTGTGACAGGAACTCCGGGCGGCGTAGGGAACAAGCGCACACCCCAGGTGTTCATGCAGCCGGGTGATGTCGTGGAAATTGAAGTCGATGCAGTGGGTATCCTGCGAAACACCATCAAAGACGATGTTGCTTAA
- a CDS encoding feruloyl-CoA synthase produces the protein MSSPKFRPLRFGVTRVTLKDGAPGTHYLKADQELQAYPERLTDRLQHWAKHKPTQTLFARRIKLADGSLGEWRHVTYAEAWNTARNIAQGLINRGLNAERPVVILSENSLEHALLALGCMVAGVPFVPTSPPYSLISQDYDKLKHVLRTVTPGLVFASDARYAKAIAATVSNDMEIVMNEGGVEGKQVTTFESLCSTPATAQVDAAIAATGPDTIVKFLFTSGSTKLPKAVINTQRLWCANQQQMAQSMPILAEAPLVLVDWLPWNHTFGGNHNFGMVVFHGGTMYIDDGKPTPALMHETLRNLREIAPTVYFNVPTGFEAIANAMKTDDLLRKTLLSRVQMFFYAGAALAQPIWDSLYESQEREIGERIVMGTGLGMTESGPFGIFVTNPYVNAGDLGVPTPGLELKLVDMGGKTEVRYRGPNITPGYWRNDEETKGAFDDEGFFCTGDAVKWIDETDVHLGLKFDGRIAEDFKLATGTFVSVGPLRGKIIAAGAPYIQDVVLTGINLKEVGAMVFPTPAVRALSGMPADAPLADVLGSAPVLAHFQNVINELAKTATGSANRIARMCLLSEPPTIDKGEITDKGSINQRAVLTHRADTVAALHEERLHFILKPTI, from the coding sequence ATGAGCTCACCTAAATTTAGACCCCTGCGTTTTGGCGTGACGCGTGTCACTTTGAAAGATGGCGCACCAGGCACACATTACCTGAAAGCAGACCAAGAATTACAAGCCTACCCCGAACGCTTGACGGACCGTTTGCAGCACTGGGCGAAACACAAACCCACACAAACGCTGTTTGCCCGTCGCATCAAATTGGCAGATGGCAGTTTGGGTGAATGGCGTCATGTCACCTATGCTGAAGCTTGGAACACTGCGCGCAACATTGCACAAGGCCTGATCAACCGTGGCTTGAATGCCGAGCGTCCCGTGGTGATCTTGAGCGAAAACAGCCTGGAGCATGCATTGTTGGCTTTGGGTTGCATGGTGGCCGGTGTGCCATTTGTGCCCACTTCCCCCCCCTACTCTTTAATCAGCCAAGACTACGACAAGCTCAAACACGTGTTGCGCACCGTCACGCCAGGTTTGGTGTTTGCCAGCGATGCGCGCTATGCAAAGGCCATCGCTGCTACCGTTTCCAATGACATGGAAATTGTGATGAACGAAGGTGGCGTGGAGGGCAAACAAGTCACCACTTTTGAAAGCTTGTGCAGTACACCTGCCACTGCGCAAGTTGATGCCGCCATTGCAGCCACAGGCCCCGACACGATTGTCAAATTCTTGTTCACCAGTGGCTCTACCAAGTTGCCCAAAGCGGTGATCAACACGCAGCGTTTGTGGTGCGCCAACCAACAACAAATGGCCCAGTCCATGCCCATCTTGGCCGAAGCGCCTTTGGTCTTGGTGGACTGGTTGCCCTGGAACCATACCTTTGGCGGCAACCACAACTTTGGCATGGTGGTCTTTCATGGCGGCACAATGTACATCGACGATGGCAAGCCCACGCCTGCGCTGATGCACGAGACCTTGCGCAACTTGCGTGAAATTGCACCGACCGTTTATTTCAACGTGCCCACAGGTTTTGAGGCCATTGCCAATGCCATGAAGACCGACGATTTGCTGCGCAAGACTTTGTTGTCTCGCGTTCAAATGTTCTTCTATGCAGGCGCAGCGCTGGCACAACCCATTTGGGACAGCTTGTATGAATCGCAAGAGCGCGAAATCGGCGAGCGCATTGTGATGGGCACAGGTCTTGGCATGACCGAGTCTGGCCCCTTCGGTATTTTTGTCACCAACCCTTACGTCAACGCTGGCGACTTGGGCGTGCCCACCCCAGGGTTGGAATTGAAACTGGTCGACATGGGTGGCAAAACCGAAGTGCGTTACCGCGGCCCCAACATCACACCAGGCTACTGGCGCAACGACGAAGAAACCAAAGGCGCCTTTGACGATGAAGGCTTTTTTTGTACAGGCGATGCCGTCAAATGGATTGATGAAACCGATGTGCACTTGGGTTTGAAGTTCGACGGCCGAATTGCCGAAGACTTTAAATTGGCCACTGGCACCTTTGTGAGTGTGGGTCCTTTGCGCGGCAAGATCATTGCGGCCGGCGCACCCTACATTCAAGATGTGGTGCTCACAGGCATCAACTTGAAAGAAGTTGGCGCCATGGTATTCCCAACACCCGCTGTGCGTGCACTCAGCGGCATGCCGGCCGACGCGCCCTTGGCCGATGTGTTGGGCAGTGCACCTGTGTTGGCACACTTCCAAAACGTCATCAACGAATTGGCCAAAACTGCCACGGGCAGTGCCAATCGCATTGCGCGCATGTGCTTGCTGTCCGAGCCGCCCACCATCGACAAGGGCGAGATTACCGACAAAGGCTCCATTAATCAACGCGCTGTGCTGACTCACCGCGCCGACACCGTTGCAGCTTTGCATGAAGAGCGCTTGCACTTTATCTTGAAGCCCACAATCTGA
- a CDS encoding metal-dependent hydrolase: protein MSQLLVRKLLIDLSAPFPANWCGGDAFKSAFFNALSMSFPVGEQFFIDSVRTGFKSLPKSEQAKFKTEVQGFVGQEATHRRIHALFNDHLETMGFPNVIAKRSAARVVKNAHLNIRMHVGATAATEHFTAIFAEWILRHPEVFDGTEERLKTMWLWHSAEESEHRSTAFDIYKALGGNEEWRIRLFHIITVQFLSDVMWQTVRNLWHDRQLFKLSTWKSAYQLLLSKDGLFRGNVAHWREYKSPEFHPNQQDDRLSRDWLQHNQERFTVVGQSA, encoded by the coding sequence ATGTCGCAATTGTTAGTCCGCAAACTGTTGATTGATCTCAGCGCGCCCTTCCCCGCCAATTGGTGTGGTGGCGACGCCTTCAAGTCTGCTTTTTTCAATGCGCTCTCCATGAGCTTTCCTGTGGGCGAGCAATTTTTCATTGACTCTGTTCGCACAGGTTTCAAATCATTGCCCAAAAGCGAACAAGCCAAGTTCAAAACCGAAGTGCAAGGTTTTGTGGGCCAAGAAGCCACGCATCGCCGCATCCATGCCTTATTCAATGACCACTTGGAAACCATGGGGTTCCCCAATGTCATCGCCAAAAGGTCTGCTGCACGGGTCGTTAAAAATGCCCATCTGAACATCCGCATGCACGTCGGTGCAACGGCCGCAACCGAACACTTCACTGCCATCTTTGCCGAGTGGATCTTGCGCCATCCCGAAGTGTTTGATGGCACTGAAGAACGACTCAAAACCATGTGGCTCTGGCACAGTGCTGAAGAATCAGAGCATCGCAGCACGGCCTTTGACATCTACAAAGCGCTGGGTGGCAACGAAGAATGGCGTATCCGACTGTTCCACATCATCACCGTGCAATTTTTGTCAGATGTGATGTGGCAAACGGTTCGCAACCTTTGGCATGATCGCCAATTGTTCAAGCTCAGCACGTGGAAAAGTGCCTACCAGTTGCTGCTATCGAAAGATGGCTTGTTCCGAGGCAATGTGGCTCACTGGCGTGAGTACAAATCACCCGAGTTCCATCCCAACCAGCAAGACGACCGGCTTTCAAGGGACTGGTTGCAACACAACCAAGAGCGTTTCACGGTGGTCGGTCAAAGCGCCTAA
- a CDS encoding M14 family metallopeptidase → MSQAAHSNAPLPTPEFDRFYKHPELTQLLQDFAKARPDLVELRELGRSHENRPIWVLVITRKSTGADIDKPAFWVDGNIHAAELTASTACLYWLHQLLSKDGEDAQVTELLSTRAVYLVPRLNPDGAELAMADKPRHIRSSTRPYPWDEPHVEGLTIEDMDGDGRILMMRIPDPHGGWKVNPDEPRLLTPRLPGEFGGQYYRVMPEGSLQHYDGVNIKPNRDIEGLDLNRNFPAFWRQEHEQVGAGPYPTSEPEVRAMVDFIAKHPNIGAAVSFHTHSGVILRPMCTQSDSDMTPEDLWMIKRISDIGSKLTGYPAVSIFHDFKYHPKEVITGTQDWVYEHLGALFWTVEIWAPNKEAGITEYDWIHWYRDHPPEDDIKLLKWSDEVCGGNAHVDWYPYQHPDLGAVELGGWDRMNYWRNPPAHLREREAARFPAWLNQIALTLPKLELLHAKAEGLGNGQWRIQMAVGNAGYLPSYVTKRALERKTARPCMFEIELPDGAHLRMGKPRMEGPQLEGHAASNSLQAFLPNKTITGDRALNEWIVEAPAGTVLNLTAHAARAGTVRVSVTLK, encoded by the coding sequence ATGTCACAAGCTGCTCACAGCAACGCGCCACTTCCCACACCCGAATTCGATCGCTTTTACAAGCACCCCGAACTCACCCAATTGCTGCAAGATTTTGCCAAGGCCAGGCCCGACTTGGTCGAGTTGCGCGAATTGGGACGCAGCCATGAAAACCGTCCCATCTGGGTTTTGGTGATCACGCGTAAAAGCACAGGTGCTGACATCGACAAACCTGCCTTCTGGGTGGATGGCAACATCCACGCCGCCGAGTTAACCGCCAGTACCGCTTGTTTGTATTGGCTGCACCAATTGCTCAGCAAAGACGGTGAAGATGCGCAAGTGACTGAATTGCTCAGCACGCGCGCCGTCTATTTGGTGCCCCGTCTTAACCCTGACGGCGCCGAATTGGCGATGGCAGACAAACCTCGCCACATCCGCTCTTCTACACGCCCCTACCCTTGGGATGAACCGCACGTCGAAGGTTTGACGATAGAGGACATGGACGGTGATGGCCGCATTTTGATGATGCGCATACCGGACCCACACGGCGGCTGGAAAGTCAATCCAGATGAACCGCGTCTGCTCACGCCTCGCCTGCCTGGCGAGTTTGGCGGCCAGTATTACCGCGTCATGCCCGAAGGCAGTTTGCAGCATTACGACGGTGTCAACATCAAGCCCAACCGCGACATTGAAGGTTTGGATTTGAACCGCAACTTTCCAGCCTTCTGGCGCCAAGAACATGAGCAAGTGGGCGCTGGCCCTTACCCCACCAGCGAACCCGAAGTGCGAGCCATGGTGGATTTCATTGCCAAGCACCCCAACATTGGTGCAGCGGTCAGCTTCCACACCCACTCCGGTGTCATTTTGCGTCCCATGTGCACGCAAAGCGACAGCGACATGACGCCTGAAGACTTGTGGATGATCAAACGCATCTCCGACATTGGCAGCAAGCTCACCGGCTATCCAGCGGTCAGTATTTTTCATGACTTCAAATACCACCCCAAAGAAGTCATCACGGGCACACAAGACTGGGTGTACGAGCACTTAGGCGCTTTGTTTTGGACCGTTGAAATTTGGGCGCCCAACAAAGAAGCAGGCATTACCGAATACGACTGGATTCATTGGTACCGAGACCATCCGCCCGAAGACGACATCAAGTTGCTCAAGTGGAGCGATGAGGTCTGCGGCGGCAATGCGCACGTCGATTGGTATCCCTACCAGCACCCCGATTTAGGCGCCGTGGAATTGGGGGGATGGGACCGGATGAACTATTGGCGCAATCCACCCGCGCATTTGCGTGAGCGAGAGGCCGCTCGATTCCCTGCTTGGTTGAATCAGATTGCACTGACTTTGCCCAAACTCGAATTGCTGCATGCCAAAGCTGAAGGCTTAGGCAATGGCCAATGGCGCATTCAAATGGCAGTAGGCAACGCAGGCTACTTGCCCAGTTATGTCACCAAGCGGGCGCTGGAACGCAAAACAGCGCGTCCTTGCATGTTTGAAATTGAGCTGCCAGATGGCGCGCATTTGCGCATGGGCAAACCGCGCATGGAAGGCCCTCAGTTAGAAGGCCATGCTGCCAGCAATTCCCTTCAAGCGTTCTTGCCCAACAAAACCATCACTGGAGATCGCGCTTTGAACGAGTGGATTGTGGAAGCACCTGCAGGCACTGTGCTGAACCTGACAGCGCATGCCGCAAGGGCCGGCACTGTCAGAGTGTCTGTGACTTTGAAATAA